The genomic window TCTGCAAATACTGATGAGATTCTTAAAGAATTGCGTTGCGTAATCGCTAAGAATTTTACTGGGCACATTATGCAAACTCCAACGGCTTTTTCGGCTATTAAAATAAACGGTGTGCGTGCTTATGACTTAGCGCGTGAAGGTAAAGATGTTCATTTAGAGCCGCGAGAAGTTGTTATTCATGACTTTTCGCTACTGGATGCGCGTTTTAATGTTGGTGTAAGCGGTGCAAAAGTTGTTGATGTGCGTGCGAGTATTTCTTGTTCTAGCGGCACGTATATTCGCGCACTTGCTCGCGACTTAGGGCGTGTTCTTGGTGTAGGAGGACATTTAGTAAGTCTTAGGAGAACTCGAATTGGCGAATTTTCGGTAGAAGATGATAGGGTTCTTAAACTTGAAACTAGGATTCGTACATTTACGGACAAGAATGGCGTGACTCAGACTCGCGCAAAGGCTGTTGTAGCTGACAGACACGATAGTGTTTCTGACTATTTTTCTGACAGTGTTTCTAACAGTTCGGTTGCTTGCGACTTATCTGGAGATTCTTCTTGCAAAAAATCTGCACAAAAAAACTATGATTTACAAAATCGTGTTCTAAGTATGTTTGAATCCGCAAAATTAACCATGCAAACAGTTGAAATCAGCGAAAATCAGGCTAAAGACTTGCGTTTTGGTAGAAAAATAGTGATTCCTGCGATTAGCGAAAAAAATACTATTGCATACGTAAAAGCCGAAAAAGATGAGCAAAACGATGTTGTTGCAGTTCTGGAAACCGCTGAAAAGTCGCCAGCAACCGCAGGGGGAAGCAGAGCGTTCTCCAAGTTACAAGAAAAAAATGAAAAAAACATAAATCAAATAGAAGCTAAACCTATTGTGGTATTTGTACAAAGCTAGTTTGCTGGTAAAATAGTTAATAGTGTGAAAATAAGGGTTCGCGGCAGGAATGCTGCTTATTTCGGATAGTTGCGAATAGTAAGGATATGATGAAGGTCATCAACATTCGACCAGATGCCAACGGCATGATTAATTGGCCAACATTAAGTGCTCAGCGTAAGGCGATTGTTACGATAGGTGTGTTTGACGGCATGCACCTAGGGCATAGAAAAGTTATTGAACGCACCGTTGATCTTGCTCGCAAAAACAATGCGTTTTCTGTGGTTATAATGTTTGATCCGCGACCAAGCGTGGTTCATGAAAACCCAGATTTATTCGACGATTTTGGAGATAACGCGCAGATTCCAGTGGATTCGCAGGCGTTAACAAGTGTTCGTCAGCGTCTTAGGGTTTTGCAGCAGCTAGACGTGGATCATGTGATTATTGTTCGATACAGCCTAGCTTTTGCTGCAAAATCATACAGATTCTTCCTAGGGCAGCTTGTTGGAAAACTTGGTATGCGTGCACTTGTACTCGGGTCGGATGCAGCTCTTGGAGCGCGTAGAGCTGGGAATGTTCATGCGATTAAGGAGCTTGCGCAGGCTACGGGCGTTTTTGATTTGGTTGTGGTAGACGATTTTGGTCCAGGGGATGTTCGTGTTCCAGACCCAATTGTGCCAGAAGTTCCGTCTGAAGATGGAGAGCCAAAAGACCCTGCGGATGGTATGAACAAGGCGGAATATCGCGCTTGGAGTAAAGGTATGCCGAATAAGAAGGTTCGTGCTTGGAGCTCTACGAATGTGCGATGGATGCTCGCGAATGGTAGGGTTCGCGATGCTAGGGATGTTCTTGGCCAGCCGCATAGAGTTGAGGGTATTGTGGTTCATGGTGCCGAGCGCGGTCGTGAAATCGGTTTCCCAACAGTGAATTTGGGCGAGCGTATTGATGGGTATGTGCCTGTTGATGGAGTTTACGCTGGCTGGATTGTTGATTTAGATGCGGACGAGGCTAGTGCAGATAATTTGCATTCTTCTAACATTCCGAGTGTTGGCGTTTTGCGCAAGGATGAGTTGCATCTTGGAGTTCATTCGCCATGGCGTTGGGCTGCTGCGATTTCAATTGGAACTAAGCCAACTTTTGCTGAATCGAATGAAGGTTCTTCTGTTAAGAATGTAGTTTCTGGTGATTCTGGCGATATCTTTGAATCTGATTCTATCTCTGATTTTGGCGCAGATTCTTCTACGTATCCTAATGATAGTGAAAATCGCGTGGTTGAAGCTTATGCTTTAACGGATAAGTGGCAGGATTTGTATGGTCATCGCATTTGCATTGAATTTGCGCAATTCTTACGTCCTCAACATGCCTTCGATTCTGTTGAGACTCTTAAGGATGCTGTGAGACACGATGTTGAGAAAGTGCGAGAAATAACTGATGCTGAAAACCGATAAGCTGGTTTAGATTAGTTTAGGCTGATTTTTCTTGATCTAGCTTGATTGGAATCTGATTTAATCAGATTATTGGCTGCAGCTGCGGTGTTTTGTGCTTAAGATTGGCGGTGATTATGGAGTTGGATATTAATAGCAGCGATATTAGTGGTATTGAGCCTAGTACAAGTGATCTTAATTGTAAATCGTTTAACAGCAATGCCTTAAATCACTCGGATGCTCGTGCTGTTAAAAAAGCTGTTGAAGAAGGGAAAAATCCACTCGATTCATCTAAATTCGAGCGCTGGGAAGACCAGGTTGGAGTAGATCGTATAATTAACCGTCGCGTGTTGGAGTTGGAGCCGCTTCCCACTCCTGCACAAGTGCTTGGTGAGTTGCCACTTTCTCCGTATGCGCAAGATATTGTTGCTGAGTCACGCGATGAAATCCGCAGATGCCTTAATGGAGATGACGACCGCCTTCTTGTTATTGTTGGACCGTGTTCTGTGCATGATCCTAAGGCAGCTCTTGACTACGCGTCTCGTTTGGCTGATTTGCGCGCAAAGCTCGAAGGTGAACTTTTGATTGTTATGCGCGTTTACTTTGAAAAGCCGCGCACAACAGTTGGCTGGAAGGGCTTGATTAACGACCCCGATATTGACGGCACACACGATATTCACAAGGGTTTGCTTTTGGCGCGTCGCACGCTTCTTGGCGTTTTGGACGCTGGTTTGGCTGCAGCAACCGAGTTTTTGGAGCCGACTAGCCCGCAGTTTATTGCGGATGCTGTTAGCTGGGGGGCGATTGGCGCACGCAATACGGAATCGCAGATTCATCGCCAGCTTGCTAGCGGTCTTTCTATGCCAGTCGGATTTAAGAATGCAACGGATGGCTCTGTTACAGCCGCCGTCAATGGATGTTTGGCAGCTAGTCAGCATCACACTTTCTTTGGAATCGACCATCTTGGACGCGCTTGCGCTGTACAAACACTTGGAAACCCTGATTGTCATGTTGTTTTGCGTGGCTCTAGCAAGGGTCCAAACTACGATGCGGCTTCTGTTGCAGCTGCTGTTGCATCGGTTCGTTTGAGGCTCGGCGCGGATTGCGTGGCGTCTAATGGCGTTGTAATCGATTGCTCGCACGGAAATTCGGGCAAAGATGAGAATCGCCAGATTCAAGTCGTGCGAGATATTGCGGATCGTCTTGCACATGGCGAAAAAGGCATTAAAGGCGTTATGATGGAGAGCTTCTTGCAAGGCGGAAACCAAGATCCTGCGCCTTTGAGTGAGCTTGAGTACGGAAAGTCGATTACGGATCGATGCATTTCTTGGGAAGATACTGAGCGATTGCTTAACACGCTTGCGCAGTCTGTTTC from Gardnerella vaginalis ATCC 14018 = JCM 11026 includes these protein-coding regions:
- a CDS encoding riboflavin kinase, producing the protein MKVINIRPDANGMINWPTLSAQRKAIVTIGVFDGMHLGHRKVIERTVDLARKNNAFSVVIMFDPRPSVVHENPDLFDDFGDNAQIPVDSQALTSVRQRLRVLQQLDVDHVIIVRYSLAFAAKSYRFFLGQLVGKLGMRALVLGSDAALGARRAGNVHAIKELAQATGVFDLVVVDDFGPGDVRVPDPIVPEVPSEDGEPKDPADGMNKAEYRAWSKGMPNKKVRAWSSTNVRWMLANGRVRDARDVLGQPHRVEGIVVHGAERGREIGFPTVNLGERIDGYVPVDGVYAGWIVDLDADEASADNLHSSNIPSVGVLRKDELHLGVHSPWRWAAAISIGTKPTFAESNEGSSVKNVVSGDSGDIFESDSISDFGADSSTYPNDSENRVVEAYALTDKWQDLYGHRICIEFAQFLRPQHAFDSVETLKDAVRHDVEKVREITDAENR
- a CDS encoding 3-deoxy-7-phosphoheptulonate synthase, translated to MELDINSSDISGIEPSTSDLNCKSFNSNALNHSDARAVKKAVEEGKNPLDSSKFERWEDQVGVDRIINRRVLELEPLPTPAQVLGELPLSPYAQDIVAESRDEIRRCLNGDDDRLLVIVGPCSVHDPKAALDYASRLADLRAKLEGELLIVMRVYFEKPRTTVGWKGLINDPDIDGTHDIHKGLLLARRTLLGVLDAGLAAATEFLEPTSPQFIADAVSWGAIGARNTESQIHRQLASGLSMPVGFKNATDGSVTAAVNGCLAASQHHTFFGIDHLGRACAVQTLGNPDCHVVLRGSSKGPNYDAASVAAAVASVRLRLGADCVASNGVVIDCSHGNSGKDENRQIQVVRDIADRLAHGEKGIKGVMMESFLQGGNQDPAPLSELEYGKSITDRCISWEDTERLLNTLAQSVSSRRIKS
- the truB gene encoding tRNA pseudouridine(55) synthase TruB, with the protein product MSSSQTSSSGILLVDKPKGVTSHDVVSCARGLLHTKRVGHAGTLDPMATGLLILGFGNATRLLNYLLGHDKTYEAVIRLGESTNTDDADGDVVSSVDDENSILNSANTDEILKELRCVIAKNFTGHIMQTPTAFSAIKINGVRAYDLAREGKDVHLEPREVVIHDFSLLDARFNVGVSGAKVVDVRASISCSSGTYIRALARDLGRVLGVGGHLVSLRRTRIGEFSVEDDRVLKLETRIRTFTDKNGVTQTRAKAVVADRHDSVSDYFSDSVSNSSVACDLSGDSSCKKSAQKNYDLQNRVLSMFESAKLTMQTVEISENQAKDLRFGRKIVIPAISEKNTIAYVKAEKDEQNDVVAVLETAEKSPATAGGSRAFSKLQEKNEKNINQIEAKPIVVFVQS